A single genomic interval of Labeo rohita strain BAU-BD-2019 chromosome 13, IGBB_LRoh.1.0, whole genome shotgun sequence harbors:
- the ccdc172 gene encoding coiled-coil domain-containing protein 172 isoform X4, whose amino-acid sequence MSLDTLFEQILLTEHQVSESIKQLHEVKAAIKSVQDKINTSREKLEEAHRELDEKVQLLAETKLQLVLMTKRQDQLERQKEELLGLQRDLKENLDRLKRESREERENFLKDIITFNNEFNLISNRNDAFHTQTLSKIQTLELETEALHKEMDLLKQKNTLLSSMEAEKKSLEAELQDIQSQLTDIERDLKEAVALTESLQTEELMVRQKPLTDSTCIRQESYHLS is encoded by the exons ATGAGTCTAGACACTCTTTTTGAGCAAATTTTATTGACAGAGCACCAGGTGTCCGAAAGTATCAAGCAGCTTCATGAAG TTAAAGCTGCCATCAAGAGTGTACAGGACAAAATAAATACCTCACGTGAAAAGCTGGAGGAAGCACATCGTGAACTGGATGAGAAG GTTCAGCTTCTGGCTGAAACCAAACTGCAGCTTGTTTTGATGACGAAGCGACAAGATCAACTGGAAAGGCAGAAAGAGGAACTCCTGGGACTGCAGAGAGATCTCAAAGAAAACCTG gACAGACTGAAAAGAGAATCCCGTGAAGAAAGAGAGAACTTCTTGAAGGACATAATAACTTTCAACAACGAATTCAACCTAATCAGCAACAGAAATGATGCTTTTCACACCCAAACCCTATCTAAAATTCAGACTTTGGAGCTGGAAACTGAAGCTCTACACAAAG AGATGGACTTGCTGAAGCAAAAGAACACTTTGCTGAGCTCCATGGAGGCAGAGAAGAAATCACTGGAAGCTGAGCTTCAGGATATACAATCACAACTTACAG ATATAGAGAGAGATCTGAAGGAAGCAGTGGCTCTGACTGAGAGTCTGCAGACAGAGGAGCTCATGGTCCGACAAAAACCCTTGACAGACAGCACCTGTATCAGGCAAGAAAGTTATCACCTATCGTAA